In the genome of Drosophila virilis strain 15010-1051.87 unplaced genomic scaffold, Dvir_AGI_RSII-ME tig00001568, whole genome shotgun sequence, one region contains:
- the LOC116649967 gene encoding uncharacterized protein has product MVQFYFVKSWVPYHQSAYPQTSHFAVGVDFCGPVYTYLRIRGKGPTKSHNAIYVCMAVKAVHIEIVSDLSTNKFLESLKRMVARRGPVSHIYCDNATNFVGASNKLLELKKFMFNTSTQDAVLSYCSSEETTFHFILPRAPHFGGLWEAAVKSAKSLLVCTLAYTRFTFEELNTAVVEIEAVLNSRPLYSDPNDFRALTAGYFLNGDAPRALPEREIITNNISNLDRYEQITAVKQQFWRRWSAEYANELRARTKWTSASPNLTVDSMVIIHEDNTPPLHWKLGRVESVVSGKDDRVRVAHIHTATGLCCWPVH; this is encoded by the coding sequence ATGGTCCAGTTCTACTTCGTCAAGTCATGGGTTCCCTACCACCAGAGCGCTTATCCACAGACAAGCCATTTCGCCGTTGGAGTCGACTTCTGCGGTCCAGTTTACACCTATCTTCGAATACGTGGCAAGGGTCCCACAAAATCCCATAACGCCATATATGTCTGCATGGCCGTAAAGGCCGTTCACATTGAAATCGTGTCAGATCTTTCAACGAATAAGTTTTTGGAATCGTTGAAACGCATGGTTGCCCGTCGTGGACCAGTATCGCACATCTATTGTGACAACGCCACAAATTTTGTCGGAGCATCCAACAAGCTACTCGAGTTAAAGAAGTTCATGTTCAACACTAGCACTCAAGATGCTGTCCTATCATATTGTTCCTCTGAAGAGACAACCTTTCATTTCATTCTACCTAGGGCTCCACACTTTGGCGGTCTTTGGGAGGCCGCTGTCAAGAGCGCAAAGAGTCTGCTGGTGTGTACCCTCGCTTACACCCGGTTCACCTTTGAGGAACTGAACACCGCAGTCGTTGAGATAGAAGCAGTACTCAACTCTCGCCCGCTGTATTCTGATCCCAACGATTTCAGGGCTCTCACTGCAGGATACTTTCTAAATGGAGATGCACCGCGCGCTTTACCCGAGCGTGAGATTATCACCAACAACATCTCCAACTTGGATCGTTACGAGCAGATCACAGCTGTTAAACAGCAATTCTGGCGTCGTTGGTCTGCGGAGTATGCGAACGAGCTTCGAGCCAGGACAAAATGGACTTCAGCTTCCCCAAATCTCACAGTTGACTCTATGGTCATCATACATGAGGACAACACACCGCCATTACACTGGAAATTAGGGCGTGTTGAGTCTGTTGTGAGTGGCAAAGATGACCGGGTCCGTGTCGCACATATTCACACTGCCACTGGACTCTGTTGCTGGCCAGTACATTAA